A stretch of DNA from Lawsonibacter asaccharolyticus:
GCACAGATCATCTTCATGGTGTTGATGCGGCCATTGGGCACCCCGTGAGCCTCAAAGATCCGCTCGCATTCATCCAGTGTGCGGGCCCGGGTAAATCTGGAGATCTCCTCAGTCAGCTCCGCCTTGTGCTGGCGTCTGGCCTCCGCCTTGGAGAAGCGCGGGTCCTCCACCATATCCTCCCGCCCCAGGGCGCGGCACAGACTGTAAAATGCAGGATCCCGGGAGCAGGTGATAATGATCTCTCCATCGGAGGTGGGGAACGTCCCGAAGGGGACGCTGGTGGGGTGGCTGTTGCCCACCCTCTGGGGATCGGTGCCAAAGACACAGGTATTGATCACCGCGTTTTCCAGGCAGGAGAAGGTGGCATCCAGCATCGCCACATCGATAAACTGTCCCTTTCCTGTCTTTTCCCGGTCATACAGGGCCGCCGAGATGGCACCGAAGGCATACAGCCCGGTAAACACGTCGCTGGCCGAGGTCCCGCAGCGCATGGCCGGGCCATCCGGCTCACCGGTCAGGCTCATCAGTCCGCTCATCCCCTGAACGATCATATCCAGCGCGCCTCTGGAACGGTATGGACCCGTATAGCCAAAGCCGGAGACCGCCATATAAATGATCCTGGGATTGGCTGCGGCAATGATATCATAACCCAGGCCCATGCGCTCCATCGTGCCGGGTTTGAAATTTTCCACCAGAACGTCCGCTTTTTTCACCAGCTCCAGCAGCACCTTCTTATCTGTCTCCGCCTTCAGGTTCAGGGTGATGCTCTTCTTACTGCGCTGGACCGACAGGTCGTAGACCCGCTCCCCGTTGAGAAACGGGCCGCTGGCCTTGGGCCGGTCCGGCCGCTCCACCTTGATCACATCCGCCCCCAGGTCCGCCATGATCATCGTGGCCAGGGGACCGGACAAAAACTGCGTCAGGTCCACCACTGTTACCCCGCTCAGGGGGCCGTATCCAACCGCCATATTGAACCAAGCTCCTTTCCGCGCCGCCGTCAGACCGGCATATTCCCGTGTTTTTTGGCTGGCAGGACCACCTGTTTGTTCTGAAACAGCTCCAGAGTCCGGATGATGACCCGCCGTGACTCCGCAGGCTCGATCACGTCCTCAAACTTCCCATATTCCGCCGCCTTATACGGGTTAAAAAATTCTTCCTTGTACTCCTCGATGTAGTGGGCACGGAGGGCAGCCACATCCTCACCGCTCTCCTCAGCCCGCTTCAGCTCGTGCTTCCGGCAGATATCCACGGCCCCCTCTGCCCCCACGACTACCATCTGCGCCGTGGGCCAGGCGAAAATGAAGTCCGGCCGAAGCTCCCAGGAGCACATTGCAGGCCGGGCGCCACCCACGACCTTCCCCACCGCCATCACGATCTTCGGGACTGTGGCCTCTGCCCAGGCGTAGATCATCTTTGCCCCGTGCCGGATGATCCCTCCGTACTCCTGATTGGTGCCGGGCATGTATCCGGGCACATCGGCAATGGACAGCAGGGGCACATTGAAGCAGTCACAGGTGCGGATAAAACGGGCCGCCTTGTCCGAAGCGTTGATGTCGATACAGCCTGCCATCGCCTTGGGCTGGTTGGCCACCACCCCCACCGACCGGCCGTTCATGCGGATAAATCCGGTGACCATATTGGTGGCATACATGGCCTGGGTCTCAAAAAACTCGTGCCCATCCGCGATCTCCCGGATAACATCCTTGATATCGTAGGCCTTTTTCAGGTTATCCGGAATGAAGGTGTTGAGCATCTCACAGCGGCGGTCCGGAGAGTCGCCGCAGGGCATGATGGGCGGCATCTCCCGGCAGTTTGGGGGCAGGTAGCTCAGCAGGGTCTTGATCTTCTCAATGCAGTCCCGGTCGTCCGCACAGAAAAAGTGAGACACGCCTGACACCGTATTATGGGTCCGCGCTCCTCCCAGCTTCTCCGCATCCACCACCTCCCCGGTCACGTTCTTGATGACCTGCGGTCCGGTGATAAAGGAGCGGCTGGTCTTGTCCACGGAAAAAATGAAGTCGGTCAGCGCGGGGGAATACACGGTCCCGCCGGCGCAGGGCCCCATGATGGCTGAGATCTGGGGGATCACCCCAGAAGCCATCACGTTGTTGAAGAAGATGGCCCCATAGGAAGTGGCAGGCCCCTCCTGGATCCGCCCGCCCCCCGAGTCATTCAGGCCGATCAGCGGCACGCCGGCGTCCATGGCCAGCTCCTGAATCCGCTTGACCTTCATGCCCTGCATCTCCCCCATGGCGCCGCCCAGAACCGTAAAGTCGTGGGCAAAGGCAAAGGCCCCTCTCCCATGAATCAATCCGTATCCCGTCACCACCCCTTCCGCCGGTGTGTCTACCTTCTCCATCCCAAAGTCATGGCAGCGGTGCTTCATAAAAATGTTGTACTCCTGGAAAGTACCGGGATCAAACAGCAGGTCGATGCGCTCCCGGGCTGTCAGCTTACCCGCGCCGTGCTGCTTCGCGACCTTTTTTTCTCCCCCTCCCTGTCTGATCTTTTCCTTTTTCTCAAGCATCTCTTGAAGCTTTGTTTTTTCGCCCACGACAAGGTCCTCCTCTCTGCTGCGCCTTTGGTCACAATCCAACAAAAATCAAATATTTTTCTTTTTTCTTTAGGTTAATCTGTTTTAACGCATATTGCAATTATCGATTTTTTATATTAGTATAAGATAAAAATTATGGATCTGGAGGGACATATCATGGAACTGACCCAGCTCCGCTATTTTCAGACCGCGGCCTATTACCAGCACATCTCCCGGGCGGCAGAAGAACTCAATATCTCCCAGCCTGCCCTGAGTACGATGATTTCCAGACTGGAGAAGGAGCTGGGAGTTCCGCTCTTTGACCACAATGGACGGTCCATCATCTTGAACCAGAATGGACAGCGGTTTCTCCAGCGGGTCAACCATATCCTGATGGAGGTGGAGAACTCAAAGAGGGAGCTCCAGGACATTGCCGATGAGGGGGACAACTCCATTTCCCTGGCGGTCTCCTCCTCTCAGTTTCTTCAGGGGATGCACGCCTTCATGTACCAGCACCCCAACTACAAGTGGAATCAGCGGGTCGCAGAAAACAAGGAGATCGCTGCGCTGCTCAACCGGGGTCAAATCGATCTGGCGGTCACCTCCCCGGGCATTTATGGGGAGGTATTTGAATCCACCCTGCTGCTCCGGGACATCTTCAAGCTGGCTGTCCATAAGGACAACCCCTTGGCACAGCGGAAAAGTGTCCGTCTGGAGGAGCTCACCGACCAGCGCTTCATCATGCTTCTGAAGGGACTGCCCTTCCGCACTCAGACCGACCGGATCTTTGCAGACCTGGGCATCACGCCCCACTACATCATGGAGTGCGACCATCTGCTCCGGCGGGAGCTGATCAACGCCAACGCCGGCGTCACCATCGCTTCCCAGTCTGCCTCCTTTCGGCATCTGTTCAGCGAGAATATTCGTTTTCTGGATATCGAGGACGTACATCACACCCGTGACATTGTGATGGTCCATCGGAAAGGACGGTATTTGAACCGCGCCTCCCGACAGTTCGCCGACTTTCTGAAGCAAAAATTCAGTCCCTAGCCCACCGATCCCATTTTCATAACTTTGATATTATGGATTATTTCAAAAAGATGAATGGAATTTTATTGTTTTCTCTGATACAATAGTGCAAACGACCAGTACAGCACAGCGGAGGAGGCAAAAGCGATGCCAAAAAAGGAATTTTACCGCATTACAGTAGACGGGATCCCTTATGTGGTGGAGGTGGAGCCTATATACAGCGGTGCCCCGCAGCCCGGGCCTCCTTCCACTCTGGCCCCCTGGGTGCTTGCCCACCGTGTCGCCCATCTGCCACCCCGGTAAGCGGGCGCGCTGAGGGGGCAAACTCCTCGTCGGCCCCTTTGTAGGAAATCACAGCGGAAGATGCAGAAAGGCGCCCGCTCCCCCTATGGGGAGCGGACGCCTTTCTGTTCTGTCTGGGGCGGCGCATCCGTGAGGCGCCTGCTCTTTTTAAAAAACAGGGCGCCGCTAGATGGCGGCGCCCTGAAACAGGACAGTGCTTACTTGTGGTCCACGCTGTACATGTGCTCGATCAGCTCCAGGACCTTGTTGGAGTAGCCGATCTCGTTGTCGTACCAGGAGACGACCTTTACGAAAGTGTCGGTCAGGGCAATGCCTGCATCGGCGTCGAAGATGGAGGTACGGGTGTCACCCAGGAAGTCGCTGGACACCACGGCCTCGTCGGTGTAGCCCAGCACACCCTTCAGCTCACCCTCAGAGGCGGCCTTCATGGCGGCACAGATCTCCTCATACTTGGCGGGCTTGGCCAGGTTGACAGTCAGGTCCACCACGGACACGTCCAGAGTGGGGACGCGCATGGACATGCCGGTCAGCTTGCCGTTGAGCTCGGGGATGACCTTGCCCACGGCCTTGGCAGCGCCGGTGGAGGAGGGAATGATGTTGCCGGTGGCAGCACGGCCGCCGCGCCAGTCCTTCAAAGAGGGGCCGTCCACAGTCTTCTGGGTGGCAGTGACGGAGTGCACGGTGGTCATCAGGCCCTCAGTGATGCCCCAGTTGTCATTCAGCACCTTGGCGATGGGGGCCAGGCAGTTGGTGGTACAGGAGGCGTTGGACACGAAGTTCATGTCAGTGGTGTACTTGTCCAGGTTGACGCCGCACACGAACATGGGCGTGTCATCCTTGGAGGGGGCGGACATGATGACCTTCTTGGCACCGGCATCCAGGTGTCCCTGGGCCTTCTCCTTCGTCAGGAACAGACCGGTGGACTCCACCACATACTCCGCGCCCAGCTTGGCCCAGGGCAGGTCGGCGGGGTTCCGCTCGGCGGAGACGGGGATCTCCTTGCCGTTGACCACGATGGCGTTCTCAGTGCTGCCGATCTCAGCCTTGCAGATGCCGTGCATGGTGTCATACTTCAGCATATAGGCCAGATACTCGGCAGGGCACAGGTCGTTGATGCCCACGATCTCGATCTCGGGGTGGTCCAGGCTGGCCCGAAAGACCATGCGGCCAATGCGGCCAAAGCCATTGATGCCAACTTTAATGCTCATTGTAACTGTCTCCTTTATCAAGTTTTGGTTGCGCTCCACTATTATATCCCTTTTTTTCTGATTTTGGTAGTCTGTGTTTTGCATAGTTTTTTCTCTGTTTCTCCGTGGAAATTAGCCACCTCCGGGCATAGTAGGCCCTGCCTTCTGTTCTTTTTCCCCATGGATTTACACAGTTCGCCAGAATCTGCGCCCATGTTCTTGTTGATGCAGCGAATTTCTGATATACTAGGTCCTGTCCGGGCCGGGCTCACGCCCCGGCCCAGCGAAATTTTCCATTTCTAAAATCAGCCGCCCCGCAAATCCTATTGCGGAAGCGCTGCGCCGGTTTTGGAGCGGAGAGGAGGATCGGGATGTCTGAAGAACAGAGCTTTTTGGAGCAGCTCCCCCAGGCGGCGGTAGAGGTGCGGGACGGAAAGATCACCGCGCTCAACTCCGCCGCCCTCAGTCACCTGCCAGAGCTGGCCGTGGGGGACCAGCCGCCCCAGTACCTGGCTGCCCCGCTGGACAGTGCTCAGACTGCGGGAGCTTTCACCGGCGGCGGCGGCCTGTTCGTCTTTTCCAAGGTCTCTTCCCCCGGAGGGGTGCTGCTCCTGTTCCGCCCCGCCCCTGACTCCGCCCTCTCCCCCCAGCAGATGGACGGCTTTGCCCGCCAGCTCCGCGAGCAGATGGGGGGGCTGCTGAACAACCTTCAGCTCCTCTCCCAGGACCTGAGCGGCACCGGCTCTCCCACCGACCGGCGGCTGGCCTCCATCAACCGCAACTTTTATCAAATGCTCCGCCTGGTCAACAACCTGGAGTTCCTGCGGGATACCAAGTCCCAGTCCGGGGTGGCCTTTTCCCCGGTGACCATGGATCTGGCCGGCCTGTGCCGCCACACAGCGGAGGACACTGCCCCCCTGCTCGCTCAGGCCGGCATCCAGCTACGCTATCAGCCGAGCACCGAAGGACTTCTGATCCCCGGCGACGCGGCCCTGCTCTCCCGTATGCTGCTGGGCCTGCTGTCCAACGCGGCTAAGGCGGCCCCCAGCGGGACCGTCCTGCTCACCCTGCGCCGTTGGGGAGACCGGGCCGTCCTGACCTGTACCAACAGCGGCTCCACTCCGGACGACGGACAGCTCTCCGCTCTGTTGGAGGGGGCCTCCCCCCACCTGCTCCCGGAGCCCGGAGAGGGGGCGGGAATGGGCCTGCCCATCATCCGGCACATCGTCGCTCTCCACGGCGGCACGCTGCTCCTGGAGCGCCGGGAGCCAGGCGGCCTGGCCGCCACCGTCTCTCTGCCCACCGGCCCCCTCTCCATGGATCTGACCCTGAGCACCCCTGCCCCGGAGCGGAGCGGCGGCCTATCTCCCCTGCTGGTGGAGCTGTCCGACGTCCTCCCCTCCTCTCTGTACCAGCCGGAGGACATAGAATAGCGCTGCCCGCCTCTCACAAGATCAGAAAACCACCGGCCAGGCCGGTGGTTTTTTTAATGCAGCAAACGGGCCCGGCAGCCGTTGGCTGCCGGACCCGGACCATTCTCTTCCCAGTATGGGGCCGCTCCCCGCTCAGGAGAAAAATCCCCCGAAGGGCCAGCCGTAATACTGGTTGTTCTGCTGAGGCTGCTGTTGCTGCTGGGAGGAAGTATCGGTGACTGTCTCCCGGGGCTGCTCGTCCAGGGTAAGGGACAGCTCCAGCTTCTCTCCGTTACGGAACACCGTCAGCGTCACGGTATCCCCCGCCTGATGGGTGGCCTTGGCAGCCTCCAAGTCCTGGAAAGTGACCACGTCGTCCTCATCCATGGCGGTGATGATGTCCCCAGGCTGCAGTCCCGCCTTGGCGGAGCAGGAGCCGTCCTCCACTGTGGCCACATAGACACCCAGCACCGCGTTGGTGACGCCGTACTGCTGCGCTACAGAGGCCGACATGGTCACGCCGGTAATGCCCATGTAGGGCTTTCCGGTAACATAGCCGTACTGGATCAGGTCGGAGATGATGTTCTTCACATCGTTGATGGGGATGGCGAAGCCCAGGCCCTCCACATTGGTGCCGGAGCTGGAGGTGCTGTATTTGGCGGTGGTGATGCCGATGACCTCCCCGTAGCTGTTGAACAGGGGACCGCCGGAGTTGCCCGGGTTGATGGCGCAGTTGGTCTGAAGCATGTTCATCGTGGTGGAGTCATTGCCGGAGCCGGTGGTAATGAGCCGGTCCAGAGCGGAGATGAGGCCGTCGGTGAGGGAGTATGTCAGCTCGCCCAGGGGGTTGCCGATGGCCATCACAGCCTGGCCCACCTTCAGCTGGTCGGAGTCGCCCAGGGTCACGGTCTGGAGCCCGGAGGCCTCGATCTTCAGCACGGCCACATCGTTGTCCTCCTCGCCCCCCACCAGGGTAGCGGGGTAGCTGCTGCCGTCGTGGAAGGAGACGGTGATGCTCACCGAGCTGTCCTTCACCGCGTCCTCAATGACGTGGTAGTTGGTGACGATGTACCCGTCGGCGGTGATGACGAAGCCGGAACCGGAGGCGGCCGACGTGCTGGTATAGCCGAAGATGTTGGTCATGGTGGTGGACACCGTGATGCCCACGCAGGCGTCCACATTGGCGGCGTACAGCTGCTCCGGGGTCATGGCCTGGCCGCTGGAGCTGGCCACAGGGTCCGCCTGGGTGGAGATGGGCTGGGTGTTCTGATAGATCACGCTGGGCTGGGACGCGAAGACGCTGGAGTACAGGGCTGCGCCGCCCACGCCCGCTCCGCCGCCCACTACCGCGCAGGCCAGGATCAGCGCCGCAATGCGCCTGCCGGATCCCCTGTGCTTCTGGGGCCCCTGGGGGGCCTCCGGCCCGCCCTGGCTCTGGTTGGGGTTGGAATCGGTGTACCCGCCGAAGCCGCCCCGGTACCCGTCATTCTCACTATTATAGAAATTGAACTCATTGTCCTGATTTGCCATTTCAAACACTCCTTGCCGATTTGAACTGTGTCCGGGGGGAGCGCCTCTCTTTCCCCTTCTGACAAAAATAAGGATACGGTCTAAATATGAAGAAAGCATGAAGAAAGAGGGGGGATTTTTTGAACAATTCCCGAAAAAAGTTTGACAGACCCTCTCATTTCCGCTCCGGCCGCTGGGAAAGGATCGCCGTGATGTCCCGGGCCGCCGCCGTCACATCCATCCAAAAGCCCTGAAAGATCCCCAGCCCTACCAGGTTCAGCACCACCAGGATGAGGATGGGTCCCAGGATCATGCCAGCCACTCCGGCCACCTTCATGCCCACGTAGATGCCCACCAGGGACAGGATAGGGGACAGGCCGGTCTGGTCGCCCACGAACCGTGGCTCCGCCACCCGGCGGAACATGGCCACCACCCCCCAGATCACCATCAGATAGACAGCGGTGGAGAAATCCTGGGTAAACAGGGCCACCACCGCCCAGGGCACCATAACGGTGCCCGACCCGATGATGGGGATAAAGTCCAGAATGGCCAGCCCCAGGGCCAGCAGCAGGGCGTAGTTCTGCCCCACCAGCAGGAATCCCCCCAGCAGAATGAAGAACACCCCCACCGACAGCAGCAGCTCCGCCCGCAGGTAGCCGCCGAAGGCGGCCAGGGCGGTGGCCTTCACCTGCTGGAGGAAGCGGAGCAGGCTCTCGTCCAGGTGCTGGACCGCCCGCGTGCGGTGATAGGGGTAGTCCGCGGTGAGGAAATAGGAGGCCATCACAAAGACCACCAGGGCCAGCAGGAACTCCGGCACCCGCATGGC
This window harbors:
- a CDS encoding sporulation integral membrane protein YtvI, giving the protein MEREQLSWQERGQLWLRLIIRLVLAAAAVVLVAKLGPPLLSLFAPFVAALIVAALLNPAVRWLQRRLGWSRKLLSLLLVVVIFGVIGGCLGILTYAAANELVSLAQNWSGMLTQVEGFFDQMEALFARAMDLLPLSVVGTVEDTVNALIQRLQAVDPTALLSAAKAATDWAMRVPEFLLALVVFVMASYFLTADYPYHRTRAVQHLDESLLRFLQQVKATALAAFGGYLRAELLLSVGVFFILLGGFLLVGQNYALLLALGLAILDFIPIIGSGTVMVPWAVVALFTQDFSTAVYLMVIWGVVAMFRRVAEPRFVGDQTGLSPILSLVGIYVGMKVAGVAGMILGPILILVVLNLVGLGIFQGFWMDVTAAARDITAILSQRPERK
- a CDS encoding glutaconyl-CoA decarboxylase subunit gamma, producing the protein MPKKEFYRITVDGIPYVVEVEPIYSGAPQPGPPSTLAPWVLAHRVAHLPPR
- a CDS encoding carboxyl transferase domain protein, with the protein product MGEKTKLQEMLEKKEKIRQGGGEKKVAKQHGAGKLTARERIDLLFDPGTFQEYNIFMKHRCHDFGMEKVDTPAEGVVTGYGLIHGRGAFAFAHDFTVLGGAMGEMQGMKVKRIQELAMDAGVPLIGLNDSGGGRIQEGPATSYGAIFFNNVMASGVIPQISAIMGPCAGGTVYSPALTDFIFSVDKTSRSFITGPQVIKNVTGEVVDAEKLGGARTHNTVSGVSHFFCADDRDCIEKIKTLLSYLPPNCREMPPIMPCGDSPDRRCEMLNTFIPDNLKKAYDIKDVIREIADGHEFFETQAMYATNMVTGFIRMNGRSVGVVANQPKAMAGCIDINASDKAARFIRTCDCFNVPLLSIADVPGYMPGTNQEYGGIIRHGAKMIYAWAEATVPKIVMAVGKVVGGARPAMCSWELRPDFIFAWPTAQMVVVGAEGAVDICRKHELKRAEESGEDVAALRAHYIEEYKEEFFNPYKAAEYGKFEDVIEPAESRRVIIRTLELFQNKQVVLPAKKHGNMPV
- a CDS encoding glyceraldehyde-3-phosphate dehydrogenase; the protein is MSIKVGINGFGRIGRMVFRASLDHPEIEIVGINDLCPAEYLAYMLKYDTMHGICKAEIGSTENAIVVNGKEIPVSAERNPADLPWAKLGAEYVVESTGLFLTKEKAQGHLDAGAKKVIMSAPSKDDTPMFVCGVNLDKYTTDMNFVSNASCTTNCLAPIAKVLNDNWGITEGLMTTVHSVTATQKTVDGPSLKDWRGGRAATGNIIPSSTGAAKAVGKVIPELNGKLTGMSMRVPTLDVSVVDLTVNLAKPAKYEEICAAMKAASEGELKGVLGYTDEAVVSSDFLGDTRTSIFDADAGIALTDTFVKVVSWYDNEIGYSNKVLELIEHMYSVDHK
- a CDS encoding CoA-transferase family III protein, encoding MAVGYGPLSGVTVVDLTQFLSGPLATMIMADLGADVIKVERPDRPKASGPFLNGERVYDLSVQRSKKSITLNLKAETDKKVLLELVKKADVLVENFKPGTMERMGLGYDIIAAANPRIIYMAVSGFGYTGPYRSRGALDMIVQGMSGLMSLTGEPDGPAMRCGTSASDVFTGLYAFGAISAALYDREKTGKGQFIDVAMLDATFSCLENAVINTCVFGTDPQRVGNSHPTSVPFGTFPTSDGEIIITCSRDPAFYSLCRALGREDMVEDPRFSKAEARRQHKAELTEEISRFTRARTLDECERIFEAHGVPNGRINTMKMICADPQIAARNMIVEVEHPVAGTYRMAGSPLKFGNYPDTTYEPAPTLGQHTREVLAEYLKMPEEEIETMLKEQKELVHT